cgctataaaaccaggttaaatccaccattttctacatttctaCAGTTGTTGTTtgttcgtttggtgtgttttatcatttgattttgccatttgattagggactttccgttatgaattttcctcggagttcagtatttttgtgattttactttttagataacaactgccatattcctgacttggtacaggacattctaCGAAAAAagtggttgaacctggttttatggcaagcCAAACCTAGCACTTGGTGGCAATGTTAAAGATactgctaaaatgacaacatcacacgacgggaatacagtacaaataaatgcaagaacaacCAGGACACTAACCATTCTTTCAACGTGTACAACATgaacaaaaagtataaaattgagtcttttgatttatttcaaatttgcaGGACAAAATGTATCCTCAAAAATGCATCATCCTAGTTTTTGTAGGCAACATTTTTCATCTAAACGGAACCAGATGAGTTATTTCCTTTAGTGACTTAAAATACCTTATCTTAAACTTTTTATTTCCGCTTGTGGTAACAATGCGGGAAAACATCAGTACAATTATTAGATAAATGCATATGAATTATACAAAttacaaagttttaaaaattaacaaaaagctTTATTCtggaatataattataaaatgtttcttGACCAAATGCAAGAAGCAGCCATACATATTCCAgatgcaaataaaaaagaaacaaaaataatgtgTGATTGATTGTCACATTTTTACAAAATGGTGCTTAATAAACTCGTTTGATCCGTTGTACCCACGATATTAAAAGGGCATGTGAGCCTTTTCAGGAACTTTTCTGTTAATGTTCTTGTCTGCTTGTTCCTTCGACTGTTTTTCTGTACGATCATAAGGACGTTTTAGAGTATCATGACAAAGAGTTACTCCAAATCCTGGACGATCTGGTAAATCTATAAATCCATCTTTTGGAAGTGGTTCATCTTTGAAAAGTCCGCCAAAATATGGTGTAATTTTGTCGGCTTTTGGACTAAGATTTATAAATTCGGCTACAGGACAATTCCGAAACGCATACTGCAGATGATAGGAATATACGCTTGATCCATGGGGAATTATGATCGTATCATATGGAGAAGCCATGGCACACACCCGGCGCGCCTCGGTAATACCTCCGAGCCAAGTTATGTCTGGCTGAAGAATATCAACACACCCTGCCGTAATTAGTTGCTGAAATCCGTATCTACTGTATTCATGCTCTGCGGTGGTTAACATTACGCTACTTCCACGTAAGGCGCTACGAACCTCATTATAGCCAGTATAATTATCTGGTGGTAGAAACTCTTCCATCCATTTCAGTCCGTATTTTTCAAGTTCTTTAGCCAATTTAATTGCATATGGCACAGTGAGAGCCATGTAACAGTCTAACATAAGCGGAAAGTTTGGACCAACCTTTTCTCTCCAATTCTTAAAAAACTCCACATTTTTACGGAAACCTTCATCGCCTGCTGTTGGCCCGTATGGACATGGCACTTTCGCACCGACGAAACCCAGGTCTTTGGCGATATCTGGTCGTGCTGTTGTACAGTAGACTGGAAGTCTATCTTTTGTTTTCCCTCCAAGTAAGGCATAAACTGGTTCCTTTCGGATTTTCCCTAATAAATCCCAGATAGCAATATCTACGGCACTTATTGCCTGAACAGACAAACCTTTTCTTCCATAATTCCAGGTAGCACGAAACATTTGATCCCAAATAAGTTCAACATCTCGAGGATCTTGACCTTCGACAAAACGACTTAAATGTTTTTCAACTATATAGCATCCAGGTTCTCCTCCGATAGTAATTCCGACACCTGTCGTTCCATCCGTGGCTTCCACCTCCACAACAAGGGATCCAAGCGCATTAATACCCCAGGATTTTCTGGTGGCTGAATACTGTTCGTAACCCGACATTGGATTAGCGACAGGGGTAGGGAAACCGTTAATCCAGTGATCGTCTTGCACATCATGACAATCGGCTCCCTGGTCTCCTAGTGATTGCTGTTCAGTAACATAGGCTCGAACAGCTTTAATTCTTGGGAAATCTCTGCACTTATTGGTCGACATGATTAACCTGTTTTGTTGAATTGCAATCTGCCGATAGTTAACAGGTGTAGTTATCAGTACGTACGTGGCTATGTAAATTCATCCTATACGTATTTGTCAACAACACGTTACCTACCAAATACTACATTTATCTATATAAAGGTATCTTATAGCTGATAAacagatatatatagatagatagggCAATAGTTAATAGAGATTGAATAAGGAGCTCACTGAAGGTCGCACGAGTCGGTCCGATAATTTACGATGTAACAGTTAATTGAAGTTCAATGTATATAGAAACCAGTTCAAAATTATCTTACTTATAGTTTTAAATGATAATAGATTTTGTCTTTAttcatgttttattgtcattctGTTCCACAGTCTTTGTATTACAGAAGGTTAtctaattagatataggaagatatggtatgagtgccattgagacaactctccatccaagtcacaatttataaaagtaaaccattataggtaaaggtacggtctccaacacggagcctaggctcacatcgaacagcaagttataaagggtcccaaaaattactggtgtaaaaccattcaaacgtgaaaaccaatggtctaatctatataaaaaaacaagaaacgagaaacacttatgaaccacataaacagacgacaaccaatTGCACAGTTCGTGCCACTGAAACTTGAAGTGTGCTTTTAGTCTCAGgtgcatgatttttttcttagttgTAATTGACTTTGATCTAGCGGTGGGTAAATGCAATGAGTACACCCAGATCTGTGCTATGTGTTATTCTATTGTGTGGATGTATAAGTCCCggtccacgtccactctgtgtttttgttagatgtatttctatttgcatccatctgatgagttaggcctttttcaactgatgatttttatatagtttgttcttatgttgtactgttgcgCTACTGTgccaggttaggggaaggtttGGCGCcaacaaactagtttaacccttccacattctgtatgtgtctgtccaaagtcaagtCTGTATTTcaatgattgtcgtttgttgttgtgtaacatatttgtttttcattcattatttataacataaattaggccgttagttttctcgtttgaattactttacatttgtcattttgtggcCTCTTATACTGACAAATCGACATGGGCTTTGTTCATTAACGAAGACCACACGATGAGGTATAGttatcaatttctgtgtcattttgtctcttgtggaaagttgtctccgttgtcaatcataccacatcttcttatttttatgttcAGTAACTGCGAGTGTTCTTGATAATAATTCTCGATAAAGTATTACCGGTTTTTAGTATTGACCAattgtatttgtgtttttgttcGTGAGTCATCAAATTCATCGTACTAAAACTAACCGGACATGGCTGAGTAGTTAATTTTTACATCCTACACAGCAAAACTGACACCCTCCTTAATTTTGGGTTTTACTCTCCTTAATTTTGGTTTTTACCGCCGGATGGAATAAGTCCAGGGGAGCATATATCTCTGCACAAGTCAATCTATTGGACTATCAAAATTTCTATCATTTGGATAACAAAGCTAAAGCAAAGAAAGTACAGGGGATTTAAGTTCGATTTCCCCTTGTCCTTTTTTACTTATGCTGAGCAAACACAACGCACTTAGACGCCTAAAAAAACATTACGTAAGAAACTGTATGAAAATTGCACTTCTTGTTTTATCTATCTTCCTACAGTTGGAAATCATAATGCGCAAAAAAAAAACGAGTACAGCTTAAACGTCTTATTATAATTGTATAAAGTCCGAGATTGCAGGTTCGTTTCGTAAGTGCGTCACTGTATGGGATGTCATGTGGTGTCTGTCGTTTATTGAAGATGTCCGTTGTTGTTCAGCGATTTGCATGTTATGCATGTTGTGTCGATTATTACATCATTTCGTATCAGTGTTCTTgatgtatttctgtcacgtagtattgtcattttagcgatatttcttaacattgtcatataagcgggaggtttggttaGCCATTAAACCAGTTCAgccaacttttttttcttctttcgtttttgttgcacttcattgctcttgttgttcctttgttttccttttatagttgatgtgtttcccgcgggtttagtttgtaacccgtattgttttctctcaatcaatttatgacttatgaacaccggtatactactgttgtcttaatTTATATGTGGCACAGCTTCTTATGTGAAGCGGCATATATGTTTTATTACAGAATGAAAAAGGTGACATGAGAAATTTAACTTGTTGAACAATTGTTCAATGATACTTTAtactgaaataaatgttattgtctggTCGTTTATTTAAGGCTTTTGAGGTTGCAATTTCAGGTCATTAAAATAAACTACCAGTGTTGGATATATTTAACTTAGACAGTCAGTTTTTTCTGTCGTTGAATAATTTATCAATGCATGTATTTGTACATAATTTTGTAGATGCAGCTTTATCCAGAACATAGATAAATTAAGCGGTTGCGACAAATCAGCTTACGTTCATGTCGTCTAATAGCTAACATGCAATTTCCATTCTTAGTGGCTAATGTGAATCTATAAACAGATAAAATGAAAGTTCAAAATATGTTGACAAGTTATCTCATGTAACCAAATTAATCAGATAATCGAATTTATATATCCTTGTATATATCGAGGTTAGACTAACAACGATATCGTTGATAATAATATAAGAAATGAATAAGAGATAAATTAAGGTAaactcacatttatttagagaGATCATGTAAGGAGATCAAAACTTAAATTATACATTCAAAACCTCATTAAAGGCGGATATTGGGTCTTCTGTTATCACTTACCTAATccaaagttaaaattgatagattTTCTGTATAATTCTTCAGGTGTCCTcacatatatttatgaaaataagaagtcTTTCCTTTCCAATAAATATTAGATTTATACGAAAGACCTACAAATTCTGACTGGGGACAAATCGAAATGCCATGCAAGTAGAAACGAAATACCTACTATATCTGGCTGATGACAATTAGAAATATCAAACAAGTAGAAACGAAAGACTTATCAATTCTAACTGAGGACACATTAAAATGCCATGCAAGTAGAAAAGAAAAACCTACTTTATCTGGCTAAGGACAAAAAGAAATATCCAACaagtagaagaaaaaaaacacctaCCAATTCTGACTGAGGACAAATTGAAATGTTGTAAGTAAAAACTAAAGACCTACTATATCTGACTTAGGACAATTAGAAATATCAAACAAGCAGAAACGAAAGACCCGCCATCTCTGGCTGAATACAAATAGACTGTAAAGCAAGTAGAAAACAAAGACCTACACTGTTTGGTTTAGGACAAATTACCTATAGAGCAAGTAGAAACGAAAGAccttaaataaatgtatgaagaCAAATGCAAATATGAAGCAAGTCCAAACGAAAGAGCTACAAATTCTGGCTGAGAACAATTAAACTGCTAGTGTATAACAAATAGAAACGAAAGACCTTCCATTTATGTCTGAGGAAAAATTTACTCTATAGCAAGTAGGAAGAAAGACCTACTTTTTCTAGCGGAAGACAAATGACTTATCAATCAAGTAGTAAAGTAAGACCTTCCATTTCTGCCTGAAGCTAATTGAAAAATCAAGCAAATACAAACGAAAGACCTAACATTTCTGGCAGAGGATAAATGAactgtatgttcacttgtttttgtTAACATGCCTTTTGATGGAGTTAagacatttcaattgatattttataatgtgtctttctatgttgtgatgttacactaatGTTCCAGGTTGGATGAAGGTTGgtgcctattaaaacgtttaaaattGCTGCATTTGTTCGCACTTGTCCTTAGACAGGAACCTGATGTTTaatggttgtcttttgttgatgtggttcataagtgtttctcgtttttatatatattagaccgatggttttcctgtttatataaaacaaatagaaaCGGAAGACCTACTATTTCTGGCTGAGAACAAATGAATTAGAAACAATTAGAAACGAAAGCCTTACTATTTCTGGCCGAGGACAACTGAAATATTAAACCAAAACTGTATGAGAATATTTTTGagacaatttatttcaaaagacATCATTGGTACAAGGAATaactatggaacgccatgactgccttatgttaatgatcagcattatacgcagtgctcacaacattatatgcagtgctcacaccattatatgcagtgctcacaccattatatgcggtgctcacaccattatattaagtgctcacaacattatattaagtgctcacaacattatattaagtgctcacatcattatacgcagtggtccaaacattatatgcagtggtcacaacattatatgaagtggtcataacattatatgaagtgctcacaacattatatgaagtggtcacaacattatacgttttttgttgtatgatgagattgatgtatgatgagatcattcggtaaacttcgttttttagcggaaattaccgaatccataattggtaaattacggtaatgcccagcaaacaaatttaaacagttattaaagtcatgttatcataaggcagtatacaatatttaaaactgattgaaataagtaaggaaaagatgaaactaagaggtgaatgattgaagtagttctgttcgtcgtaagaaatacgaatggcaaaatataagttaaataataaaatgtttatttaatgaaatatcgaaggaaaatttgtatgatatattcctcgagttcatttcctactgaagaactttagcaaggtgccactttatagtccgtactcagttttaaaaagcttaattaccttttaaataaaacagtcagctttctataacacataagtgCCATtattacgctagcttatatatgtcatgatagagtcatttttggcatcgattttcagaatttggcatttttacatgaataagtatctaacagatatggaaaatgcagtttaaagcatttccttgtaggtgtttaacataactttacatcaattattccatttttttacaAGCTTTTTAGCACGCCAAGTAGTTTGTCTTCTAAGTATGATCAGCAGtcttatatagaaatataaactttcataagaaaaatttactctttcaagacccagtttaacatcttcatttaaagttatcatctcttatgaaaactgagtttgtggggatgaataaaacgtttacttagtactacgtttgttcgtcagtttgcacggttaatatatataaaaaagtggtatgcttgccaatgaaacaactttctacaagagacaaaatgacatcacagaaattaacaactaaacggccacagtacggccttcaacaatgagcaaagcccataccgcatagtcagctatagaaggccccgaaatgataaacgtaaaacattcctaatttatgtacaaacaaacgatcgaaaaactaacatgtatataacacattaacaaacgacaaccactgaaataaaggctcctcctgacttgggacagccacatatatacagaatgtgcggcgggttttaacatgttagcgggataccaaccctccctctaacctgggacagtggcgtaacagaacaacataagaacgaactatgaaaatcagttgtaaaaggcttaactcatcagatgggtacaaatataaatacatctaacaagaaaatagagtggacgtgggcgggtacttgtatatcccaacaacaaaaagacactataagtactgatctgagagtactcgcagttactgacagctagtgcaaagccactaacaactaataaaaaaaacatgcatctaagttttgcatttaggtaaagattgaaacaaactgtgagtaaaaaagaatgatttactattattggatagtaacgattgtccatgaaaaaagagtcattttcaatgctcttcaactttgtacttgtttggatttataaatattttgatatgagcgtcactgatgagtcttatgtagacgaaacgagcatctggcgtactaaattataatcctagtacctttgataactacttgacctaaattaattctggttaaggtacattaagatacaaaatataatcaactacaagtcatagaagaataatatcttttagatcgcatttctttgataacaatggacctcgaaaaaagattcaaatttgtgtttaggtCCAGATGATAGCAACAACACATAAAAGAGGAATGCTATTTGTTGCGGAGCACTTCTTTGATTTTATGTTAAGTCcacacaatttattttgtaacagAAGCACACAAAAAACCGATACTcgttattatgtcaatatataattgtaatataattatattaatggaaAACTTCTAGTATAGTTTTACTGTGAATTCTTCTCGTTGTTGTTATTGGCGTTCTAATTCTTCTCGCATACAAGCTTGTCTATAGTCTGgggatttctgttatttttgctactaattttttttccatatcccatgttaggatcaatgtaaaaggttgaaaatttcatatctgaatatttttttcgttatctggaaagttacttttgacgacggatcttgattgtttctgtggggCTTCTTTCTCATGGATATGGATCACTCACgaaataaaatggaaaattgtcgaaactaattTGACTTTTCTGTATAGCATAGTCCGAattatattctttttaatttaaattcgcaaacttgttattttgcaccaaacattgctgtgacatgcctttttaaaatatgattgaaaatcgtaaatgtttaagtaaaattCTATTTGCAATTGCTGaccaacattgataaaaaaaaatgcaatgaacAGTATACTTCTGACAGATATTTGGTTCTCCTTGAAAAATACTGGGTCATAACATGTCTTAATTACAATCCCGAGTAatctgaatatatttattcaaaaatgCACAATATATGTGTATAAATCTACATGTTTTAATACGACTGCaagaaaaaatgagaaaaaaaaatggtcgtATATTAAAttgctatcacgtcgtcgtcgtcagcgtcgacGAAGACAGATGTtgtccggataataacttttgtttaagtaaataaaaatcaatcaatttttaacacaacgtttataaccactaaagaaaggttgggattgatttgggggggggagggttaTGGTCTTAACTGTTTTTgggaattaggagccaaaaaagGGGtcgaaataaacatttttgtagtttccagtcattaagtgtatgaatctctctgaaattataccacaagtttccaaaaTACAAAAGGGATGGTTATGATTTGCTCGGAGGGGTAGGTGGGGGGAggtgttatggctcaaaccgtttaggaattagaggcaaaaaagagggaaaaacaagggtttcttggttaatggtcaattaagacaatttgaaaccaGTGTAAGGAAGGTAATCCAAATATATTAAGGTAATCCAGACAtgttgattacctcccttacactgctttaaattatgtgtaaagattttgttttcccatatcagatttcagaaattaaaaagaaaaaaagtgggggatacatttttcttttcttgag
This genomic window from Mytilus galloprovincialis chromosome 9, xbMytGall1.hap1.1, whole genome shotgun sequence contains:
- the LOC143045598 gene encoding L-rhamnonate dehydratase-like, encoding MSTNKCRDFPRIKAVRAYVTEQQSLGDQGADCHDVQDDHWINGFPTPVANPMSGYEQYSATRKSWGINALGSLVVEVEATDGTTGVGITIGGEPGCYIVEKHLSRFVEGQDPRDVELIWDQMFRATWNYGRKGLSVQAISAVDIAIWDLLGKIRKEPVYALLGGKTKDRLPVYCTTARPDIAKDLGFVGAKVPCPYGPTAGDEGFRKNVEFFKNWREKVGPNFPLMLDCYMALTVPYAIKLAKELEKYGLKWMEEFLPPDNYTGYNEVRSALRGSSVMLTTAEHEYSRYGFQQLITAGCVDILQPDITWLGGITEARRVCAMASPYDTIIIPHGSSVYSYHLQYAFRNCPVAEFINLSPKADKITPYFGGLFKDEPLPKDGFIDLPDRPGFGVTLCHDTLKRPYDRTEKQSKEQADKNINRKVPEKAHMPF